A window of Komagataella phaffii GS115 chromosome 1, complete sequence contains these coding sequences:
- a CDS encoding Mitochondrial asparaginyl-tRNA synthetase, with translation MLIKPPGFVFQFKRLQSSYALSKCINEIFKDPPFKSQTTVNGWVKGVRVQKRIAFIDISDGTSFQNLMCVVPPDQAKELRTGVSVQVTGEIKESNGKSQSIELKTTDPDSVKVLGPVLDSYPLQKKFHSPQFLRTIPHLRWKTQFLSSILRFRSHVEMKLMEFFTQEQFTRTHPPLITSSDCEGAGELFKIESASRADIENKFFGKDSYLTVSTQLHLEVLCMALSRVWTLTPCFRAEESDTHRHLSEFWMLEAEIAFISDVRQLTTFCERMIKHVVNSLHQDLEGQGSNLINSRRDQEFVHKMIERWDQLLNGKWKTITYTEAIDILSAESSKGNISFQFKPAWGEPLQSEHEKWLTGEYFKSPVFVLNYPKESKPFYMTRNPDGKTVACFDLLVPDVGEIIGGSMREHNIDLLLDEIKQRNMKTDDIEWYLSLRSSGSVSHGGFGMGFERLLCYLGCVENIRDVIPFPRSSRDCVC, from the coding sequence ATGTTGATAAAACCTCCAGGATTCGTTTTTCAGTTCAAGAGGCTGCAATCTTCATACGCCCTATCGAAATGCATTAAtgaaatcttcaaagatccCCCTTTTAAATCTCAGACCACGGTGAACGGTTGGGTAAAAGGTGTGCGAgttcaaaagagaatcGCATTTATAGATATCAGTGATGGGACAtcatttcaaaatctgatGTGCGTAGTTCCACCAGACCAGGCAAAGGAGTTGAGGACTGGTGTCAGCGTTCAAGTCACTGGTGAGATTAAGGAAAGTAACGGTAAAAGTCAATCTATCGAGCTCAAAACAACTGATCCTGATAGTGTCAAGGTATTAGGTCCAGTTTTAGATTCTTATCCGTtgcaaaaaaaatttcattctccCCAGTTCTTGAGAACGATTCCCCACTTGAGATGGAAAACTCAATTTCTATCTTCGATATTACGATTTAGATCTCATGTGgaaatgaagttgatggaATTTTTCACCCAGGAACAATTTACTAGAACTCATCCCCCTTTAATAACATCGTCTGATTGTGAAGGTGCTGGAGAATtattcaaaattgaaagtgCCTCTAGAGCTGACATAGAAAACAAGTTTTTTGGTAAAGATAGTTATTTAACTGTCAGTACTCAATTGCACTTAGAAGTACTTTGTATGGCTCTTAGCAGAGTGTGGACCTTAACTCCTTGCTTCAGAGCTGAAGAAAGTGATACCCATAGACATCTTAGTGAATTCTGGATGCTAGAAGCAGAAATTGCCTTTATTTCGGATGTCAGACAGCTCACTACGTTTTGTGAAAGAATGATAAAACATGTCGTGAACTCTTTGCATCAAGATTTGGAAGGTCAAGGTTCCAACTTGATTAACTCAAGGCGTGACCAGGAATTCGTCCACAAAATGATTGAACGATGGGATCAACTATTGAATGGTAAATGGAAGACTATTACTTACACTGAAGCTATAGATATACTGAGTGCAGAGAGTTCCAAGGGAAATATCTCCTTCCAATTTAAGCCTGCGTGGGGAGAACCGCTTCAATCGGAACACGAAAAATGGCTAACAGGCgaatatttcaaatctccGGTCTTCGTATTAAATTATCccaaagaatcaaaacCATTTTACATGACTAGAAACCCTGATGGAAAAACTGTGGCATGTTTTGATCTTCTAGTACCAGATGTTGGAGAAATAATTGGAGGGTCGATGAGAGAACACAATATTGATCTCTTGCTGGATGAAATCAAGCAAAGAAATATGAAGActgatgatattgaatgGTACTTATCCTTACGATCAAGTGGATCCGTTTCTCATGGAGGGTTTGGAATGGGCTTTGAACGACTATTATGTTATTTGGGATGTGTTGAAAACATCCGTGATGTAATCCCCTTTCCACGAAGCTCCCGTGATTGTGTCTGTTGA
- a CDS encoding Chitin synthase I translates to MDYNSSSRAPLRTNPDYNGYNEDDDDNDRYSFYQGYSNINNNIPPNDDHNDSYLHPDIRPIENSYVPEYNRPYSYDGSEVGDNHYRNYQEYQNTSRLEPGPISFHQDQPPGYDQESFELNELRRPAIPVPGTFDVFQERPEYGGEDEERFIENNFQAFPEGEDYKINTYADEEIDGELQELNTIDSYKEGDDSEEEDSTGKIKRSPTTTRLIKLIHGNLILDCPVASSLLEKYRNVNLTAREFQFMRYQAVTCDPKFFSQNNFTLRQECYQQPRTTEIMIVVTMYNENDILLARTLKGVFRNIKYMEKMKHHGIWGEDSWKKIVVTIVSDGRQKINERARSLIALLGCYQDGFAKNMVNNKEVVSHVYEYTTKIDISEVTEDRVKLTSEDVVPVQLIFCLKEKNQKKINSHRWCFDAFCPILKPNVIVLLDAGTQPSSNSIYKLWKEFHDDPRVAGACGEIRANLGKHKKLLINPLVAAQNFEYKTSNILDKPMESVFGFVSVLPGAFSAYRYVALLNDQNGIGPLEKYFKGEDLHSTDAGIFSANMYLAEDRILCFELVAKKECAWLLRYVNSAHASTDVPEKLDEFISQRRRWLNGSFFAAIYSVFHFYKLWGSGHSLGRKIALHLEFVYQFLSLLVSWFSMASYFLVFRILTSALGEPGMNVKPGKVLGVVFLWLYLMSIVTTFVLAFGNRPKGTQKFYIVIVCFFAIMMVYMIFAAVLMAVKAVTDILQEHANDFQFYMIFTERRFRDLIVATASTYALYLIGALLFLDPWHMFTSFAQYILLSPSYVNVLNIYAFCNIHDISWGTKGEEMKLDLGVLNVSSGESEVNLPIYKVDIEDAYSEQMKVLSQPYEEPQFKPSEEEKEKDFFAFIRSMTVLIWMFTNFVIIALVLETGGVSELGIISEKSNKSEIFLTVILWIVAFMALFRFLGCTTYLVTKYIRKFKVKVRQ, encoded by the coding sequence ATGGACTACAATAGCAGCAGTAGAGCTCCTCTAAGGACCAATCCAGACTACAATGGTTACAACGAAGATGATGACGACAACGACAGATATTCGTTTTACCAAGGTTATTCCAACATCAATAATAATATTCCTCCAAACGATGATCACAATGATTCGTACTTACACCCTGATATAAGACCAATAGAAAACTCATACGTCCCAGAATACAATCGACCTTATTCGTATGACGGCAGTGAAGTTGGTGACAACCACTACAGAAATTATCAAGAGTATCAAAACACGAGTCGTCTGGAGCCAGGGCCAATTTCCTTCCATCAAGATCAACCTCCTGGATATGACCAGGAATCTTTTGAGCTGAACGAATTGAGAAGACCAGCTATCCCTGTTCCTGGAACATTTGACgttttccaagaaagacCGGAATACGGTGgggaagatgaagagagATTTATTGAGAATAATTTTCAAGCCTTCCCAGAGGGTGAAGATTATAAGATCAATACATatgctgatgaagaaattgatggCGAACTACAAGAACTAAACACAATTGATTCATACAAAGAGGGCGATGATTccgaggaagaagattccACTGGGAAGATCAAAAGATCTCCCACAACAACTAGGTTAATCAAACTTATCCATGGTAATCTGATTTTAGATTGTCCAGTTGCTTCTAGTTTATTGGAGAAGTATCGAAACGTTAACTTAACAGCTCGTGAGTTCCAGTTTATGAGATACCAGGCCGTCACTTGCGATCCAAAGTTCTTTTCTCAAAATAATTTCACATTAAGACAAGAATGTTATCAACAGCCTAGAACAACTGAAATCATGATTGTTGTAACAATGTACAATGAGAATGATATTCTTTTGGCCAGGACTTTGAAGGGTGTTTTTAGAAACATCAAGTACatggagaaaatgaagCATCACGGTATTTGGGGAGAAgattcttggaaaaaaattgtAGTTACCATTGTCAGCGATGGTAGACAGAAAATTAACGAAAGAGCAAGATCACTAATAGCATTGTTGGGTTGTTATCAAGATGGATTTGCTAAGAACATGGtcaacaacaaagaagTTGTGTCTCATGTTTACGAATATACCACAAAGATTGATATTTCTGAAGTCACTGAAGACAGGGTTAAATTAACTTCAGAAGACGTTGTTCCCGTCCAGTTAATATTTTGCctgaaggaaaagaatcaaaaaaaaatcaactCCCATCGCTGGTGTTTTGACGCATTCTGTCCAATTTTAAAACCTAACGTTATCGTTTTATTGGATGCCGGTACCCAACCATCTTCTAATTCAATATATAAACTATGGAAAGAGTTTCACGATGACCCAAGAGTAGCTGGAGCATGTGGCGAAATTCGGGCTAACCTTGGTAAACACAAGAAATTACTAATAAATCCACTGGTTGCTGCTCAGAATTTTGAATATAAAACGTCAAACATTCTGGATAAGCCCATGGAATCTgtctttggatttgtttCTGTCCTACCAGGTGCTTTTTCTGCTTATAGATATGTGGCTTTGCTTAATGACCAAAATGGTATTGGTCCTTtagaaaaatatttcaaaggaGAAGACTTGCATAGCACAGATGCTGGCATCTTTAGTGCCAACATGTACTTGGCAGAAGATCGTATTTTGTGTTTTGAGCTTGTTGCCAAAAAGGAATGTGCTTGGTTATTAAGGTACGTGAATTCTGCACATGCTTCAACAGATGTTCCGGAAAAGCTTGACGAGTTTATATCTCAGAGAAGACGTTGGTTAAATGGTTCATTCTTTGCAGCTATTTATTCTGTGTTTCATTTCTACAAATTATGGGGTTCAGGACATTCTctgggaagaaaaattgcCCTTCATTTGGAGTTTGTATATCAATTTTTAAGTCTTCTGGTCTCTTGGTTTTCAATGGCGTCATACTTTTTAGTGTTCAGAATCCTAACATCTGCTTTAGGAGAGCCTGGAATGAATGTGAAACCTGGTAAGGTTTTGGGTGTTGTTTTTTTGTGGCTTTACTTGATGTCAATCGTGACTACTTTTGTCCTGGCATTTGGTAATCGTCCTAAAGGAACTCAGAAGTTCTACATTGTCattgtttgtttttttgCAATTATGATGGTTTACATGATATTTGCTGCCGTACTGATGGCAGTTAAAGCTGTTACAGACATCTTACAAGAACATGCCAACGATTTCCAGTTTTACATGATCTTTACAGAAAGGCGCTTTAGGGATTTGATCGTTGCCACAGCTTCCACATATGCTTTATATCTCATTGGGGCTCTGCTATTTTTGGATCCATGGCATATGTTCACCTCGTTTGCTCAATACATTTTACTAAGCCCTTCTTACGTGAATGTGTTGAACATTTATGCTTTTTGTAATATTCATGATATCTCTTGGGGTACTAAGGGTGAGGAGATGAAATTGGATCTGGGCGTACTGAATGTATCTTCTGGTGAATCTGAAGTCAACTTGCCTATATACAAAGTTGATATTGAGGATGCTTACAGCGAACAAATGAAAGTTCTAAGTCAACCGTACGAAGAACCACAGTTCAAACCgtcagaagaagaaaaggaaaaagattttttcGCATTTATCAGGTCTATGACAGTCCTTATATGGATGTTTACCAACTTTGTCATTATCGCATTAGTATTGGAAACCGGAGGAGTGAGTGAACTGGGAATAATTTCAGAAAAGTCTAATAAGTCCGAGATCTTCCTTACAGTCATCCTATGGATCGTTGCATTTATGGCCCTTTTCAGGTTTCTTGGTTGTACTACATATTTGGTCACCAAGTATATCAGAAAGTTCAAAGTGAAAGTCCGCCAATGA
- a CDS encoding Nucleotide pyrophosphatase/phosphodiesterase family member, whose translation MTERFSVDVPVTNLDAHLEEDDVILDPIVTNLQDYQKPSFLSSIWSKLFNKSSDDEFFLEDIELEGGDLAVSSSFSFNRDKRVKMKRSQIALLVGFIGVVALLGGWLVRGVFNSDLDKFQDVNIPVEQSKVSDRKLLLNNGTTPYHATTIVISLDGFHPHYISPDLTPFMHELLSEGYGAPYMVPSFPSSTFPNHWTMITGLFPSEHGIVGNTFFDPDSNRQFVNTNPRLSLDPEWWGGEPIWKTLDSNNITTSVHMWPGSEVPFETGQPLQVDPYNGSESLDSKKSTILNWLDKDISERPELILSYVPIIDSLGHKFGTHGEKLTEGLKSVDFFLDSVYQGITERNLTDIVNYIVVSDHGMAPTSNQRLIYLDDIVDMDSIDHIDGWPLFGIRPRIPVAKFFKELEKNWEHHLLKEHFSVYLKENLPEEWHFGTNTNQYSNRIAPIWVVPKVGWSITTHEDMENKMEFDYKPKGVHGYNNTEVLMRAIFLGVGPYFTETLQGSLKVNPFPNIELYNIICNTFNINPAPNNGSLDIISLKNLLPNDWHDSLNYPGIQIDDEPFMVINSSYDQIWRVSYPENPKVELTETRTLATRTATSNSLSNPSTSASTENKISELIIDVIDDIEEAIEDAVEDASDLVDEVSEDISEAIGDWKK comes from the coding sequence ATGACAGAGAGGTTTTCTGTAGACGTTCCGGTAACAAACCTTGATGCCCATTTGGAGGAGGATGATGTGATACTTGATCCCATAGTTACGAACCTGCAAGACTATCAGAAACCATCATTCTTGAGCTCCATCTGGTCCAAACTGTTTAACAAATCCTCTGACGATGAATTTTTTCTGGAGGATATTGAACTAGAAGGGGGAGATTTAGCAGTTTCATCGTCATTTAGTTTCAATCGGGATAAGAGAGTCAAAATGAAACGATCCCAAATTGCTCTATTGGTAGGTTTCATTGGCGTAGTTGCACTCCTTGGTGGCTGGCTTGTCAGGGGAGTCTTCAATTCTGATCTTGACAAATTTCAGGATGTGAACATTCCGGTTGAACAAAGTAAGGTTTCCGATAGAAAATTACTGCTCAACAACGGTACAACTCCGTATCACGCCACAACCATAgtgatttctttggatgGGTTTCATCCTCATTATATTTCCCCCGACTTGACACCATTTATGCATGAATTACTTTCAGAAGGTTATGGAGCCCCTTATATGGTTCCATCGTTTCCTTCTTCTACCTTTCCCAATCATTGGACTATGATAACTGGCCTTTTTCCATCGGAGCACGGTATTGTTGGAAACACTTTTTTCGATCCAGATTCAAACCGTCAGTTTGTTAATACCAATCCGAGACTGAGTCTTGATCCAGAGTGGTGGGGAGGAGAGCCtatttggaaaactttggaCTCTAACAATATCACAACCTCTGTTCATATGTGGCCAGGAAGTGAAGTTCCTTTCGAAACAGGCCAACCGTTACAAGTTGACCCGTACAATGGCTCCGAAAGCTTAGATTCTAAAAAGTCTACCATTTTAAACTGGCTAGATAAAGATATCTCTGAAAGACCTGAACTGATTCTGTCCTATGTTCCTATTATAGACTCGTTAGGTCATAAATTTGGCACCCATGGAGAAAAACTAACAGAAGGATTGAAGTCAGTCGattttttccttgataGCGTGTATCAGGGTATAACTGAAAGAAATCTCACGGATATTGTGAATTACATTGTCGTTTCGGATCATGGGATGGCACCTACGTCCAACCAAAGACTTATCTACCTTGATGATATAGTTGATATGGATTCAATTGACCATATCGATGGATGGCCATTATTTGGGATTAGGCCAAGAATCCCTGTAGctaaatttttcaaagagcTAGAAAAAAACTGGGAACATCATCTACTTAAAGAACATTTCAGTGTTTATCTGAAAGAGAATCTCCCAGAGGAATGGCACTTTGGGACCAACACAAATCAGTACTCTAATCGAATTGCTCCCATTTGGGTTGTTCCCAAGGTTGGCTGGTCCATCACCACCCATGAAGACATGGAAAATAAAATGGAGTTCGACTACAAACCTAAGGGGGTTCATGGTTACAATAATACGGAAGTTCTCATGCGAGCAATATTCCTGGGAGTTGGTCCTTACTTCACAGAGACGCTACAAGGCAGTTTGAAAGTCAATCCATTCCCCAATATTGAACTTTACAACATTATATGTAAtactttcaacatcaatcCTGCACCCAACAATGGATCTTTGGATATTATCAGCCTTAAAAACCTGCTACCTAATGATTGGCATGACAGCCTGAACTATCCAGGGATCCAGATTGATGATGAACCATTTATGGTGATAAACTCATCATATGATCAAATATGGCGAGTTTCTTACCCTGAAAATCCCAAGGTTGAATTGACGGAAACAAGGACACTAGCAACTAGAACTGCGACTTCAAATTCTCTATCTAACCCTTCAACCTCTGCTTCCactgaaaacaaaatcagtGAACTCATTATTGATGtaattgatgatattgaagagGCAATAGAGGATGCCGTAGAAGATGCTTCCGATTTGGTGGATGAGGTCAGCGAAGATATATCAGAAGCTATTGGAGACtggaaaaaatga
- a CDS encoding Histidinolphosphatase, catalyzes the eighth step in histidine biosynthesis: MHSHHSHSGSYVSHATDTLDEIVDKAIELHFQTYCLTEHMPRYKDEDLYPEEIEKRFTYKCLVEQFDQFYKHAKVIKETRNIDPQCDTRFLIGFETEGGLGDYQLDQCLKLRLTYPVDLIVGSIHHLDSIPIDIDRANWLKAKDATTSNGSIRDFYFLYFKTQQLMIQKLRPEVIGHFDLIRFYNEDGDQLFQWPEVVALIEENIDLINSYDGLIELNSAAIRKGWPSPYPKSDVINFIFSRGGKFCFSDDAHSVGQVGLNYMKMLEFVEQSTEIDKIWYYDLSNTDKLIQKSIPVSRLRDHVFWNSG; this comes from the coding sequence ATGCATTCCCATCATTCCCATAGTGGAAGTTACGTTTCTCATGCAACGGATACACTGGATGAAATCGTAGACAAAGCTATTGAGCTCCATTTCCAAACATATTGTCTCACTGAACATATGCCCAGATATAAGGATGAAGATCTCTATCctgaagaaattgaaaagagGTTTACCTATAAGTGTCTGGTCGAACAATTTGACCAGTTTTATAAGCATGCAAAAGTTATAAAAGAGACAAGGAACATTGATCCCCAGTGTGATACAAGATTTCTTATAGGGtttgaaactgaaggagGTCTTGGTGATTATCAACTGGATCAATGTTTGAAATTACGCCTGACATATCCTGTTGACTTGATTGTTGGATCGATACACCATTTAGACTCCATTCCTATTGATATCGATAGGGCAAACTGGCTAAAAGCCAAAGATGCAACAACTTCGAATGGTTCGATCAGAGACTTCTATTTTCTCTACTTCAAAACTCAACAATTaatgattcaaaaactaAGGCCAGAAGTGATCGGGCATTTTGACCTCATAAGATTTTACAACGAAGATGGCGACCAATTATTTCAATGGCCAGAGGTAGTAGCGTtaattgaagagaataTAGACTTGATAAATTCGTATGATGGATTAATTGAGCTCAATTCAGCTGCTATTAGGAAAGGTTGGCCGTCTCCATACCCAAAATCTgatgtcatcaattttatttttaGTAGAGGAGGAAAATTTTGCTTTAGCGATGACGCCCATAGTGTGGGACAAGTTGGCTTAAACTACATGAAAATGCTAGAGTTTGTTGAACAATCGACAGAAATTGACAAGATCTGGTACTATGATTTGAGCAACACTGATAAACTTATTCAAAAGAGTATTCCAGTTTCTAGATTAAGGGACCATGTATTCTGGAATTCAGGCTAA